The Mus pahari chromosome 22, PAHARI_EIJ_v1.1, whole genome shotgun sequence genome includes the window CAGGAAGCAGGGAAGTATCCTGAAGTTGCCTAACTGTGGTCCTACTGTGTGTGCAGTACTTGGATAGAAGTTAGTCTGTCACGTGCTGTGTGTTCCCTTTGATTTGTAGCCATCCGGCAGGCAGCTGCCACATTTGGAAGAGATTGCTGGCTGATTCACTGCTGTGATGCTCTTGTCTCTCCCGACTTCCTATTCACTTCCGAAGCCTCCTTATTCAGAGAGCTTTTGGACAACAGAATTATCGACATTAGCTATTGGTGAATATTGTCAAATAATTCTATATAATCaatattcttttttccattggtcGTTAACCCATCAGCAATGACTGGCAAAGGGAAAACTAAGCCGTAGCTACATGGATTACTTTTGAGAGTGGCACCTACCTTGCATTCTATCGGTACATCTAGCGACGTACCACCTTCTGGAGAAACCAAGGGCTTCTGTTACAGTAAACTGGTCCACGTTGGTAGCGTATGTATAAAAAATATTCCATTCTGTATCAAAActaggcacatgcctttatttatAGTAACAGAAGTTAACAGAGTTGAGCAGTTTTGACTTGGGTCTTGTTTCTTGGCATCCTACATCAGACATACACATCTCAACACATCTCTGCCTAGTATTCCAGGGATCTATTCTCAGGTTTATCTTCGGGTAAAAGGAAGGTGAGACCACACTTGGATCTATACTGGTGAGTAACTAAAAGCACAACCTCTCATTCATATTGCTTTAAAACATATACAGCAtatatgtttcaaaaaaaaaaaaaagaatatattgatCTCTTTTTGGTGCTGAACCAACAGTATTGTATGATGCAAGGTTTtaacaaatgataataaatacaaattttactgTAGAGTATGTTTTAGACAAATGTgtctttttaatatgtaaatcCTACACTGTaggttgttctttttaaattttttttttccttttagttttgcAGTGGTAGAAAATGTTGGATCATTGTCCATCAGCATGAGCCAAAGGTTCAGGTTCATTACTGAGATCCCCAGAATGCCAATATTTGCAATGCAAACAATTAGTATCCCACTGTGTGAAGGGCTCTGacacatgcctgcctgcctctcatcAGCCAGTCTCCATGAGaagtcttcctgcttccatggACCCTGCTTTGACACAGAGGGCAGCTGCGGGAAGCTGCCCGATAACCTTGTGATCGATTCACTCTATCAGACGTCTCACTCTCACAACCAACAGTACCACAGAGACAGTAGTGTGTGGTGGGCCCTTAGATCATTTTCATGTTGAACCTCCTGGGTCCAGCCACCTCCCCTTCCACAACAGCACCATTGTTTTTTCGGGGCACATACTCAAGGTCAATGCTGTTTTTGTGCTTGCCTTTCCCTCGGCTCCAcacaaaaagaaggagaaaacaaaataaaaccactccCAGGAATGTGAAACAGCCCATGGCTGTAGATACCAGTATTGTTTTAAGGTCCAGGGAGAAAGTATTGGCGTTAGTGCCGTTGGAAACGGTGTCGTTGGAGTCCGTCATGTACATAGGGGTCCTGTTTGCGTAAAGGAAGCGGTCTGACGTGAATCCCTTCACAGTGAGAGATGCTGTGAAGGTATCATTCCCAGCAGCGTTGCTCGCGATGCAAACATACATCCCACTGTCTTGATCCTGGGCAAAACGGATTTCCAAGGTGCCATCACCCAACACAGTGGCCCTTCCGTTGGACTTGGTGGTGATAAAACGCCTTCGAGGTGTCACCCAGGAAATCATGGGCTGTGGGTCTCCATCAGCGTTGCACTCCAGCTGGACCGTCTGCCCTTCATCCACGAGGAGATGCTGTAACTTCTTTTCACGGATTTTGGGTTTTTTacaggtaaaataaaaagaaagagcagtGCTATGGAAATCCTTAAATGATCTCTCACGGATGGTGTCCGGCCCGGCACACATGGGCTGCTGGCCCCCAAACTGCAGGTTGGGCTGTCgctgcaggagccagaggagtcgGCAGTCACAGGCTAGTGGGTTGTTGTTAATGCTCAGGACCTCCAAAGCCCTAGGGGAGGAGAAGACGTTCTCTTCCAATGTTTCCAGCAGGTTCTGAGATACATTGAGCACACGGAGGAAGCGGAGCCCTTGGAAGGAGTGAGGCTCAATAGTGCGGAGCTGGGCCCCCACTATATGAAGCTCCTGTAGGCGGATCAGGTCAGAGAACATGCCAGCTTCAATAGTGCTGATGGGATTGTAGGAGAGGTTAAGGTGGGTCAGGTATACAAGGTGTTTAAAGGCGAGGAAGGGGACAGTGGATAGGTTGGTGTTGGTGATCGAAAGGGACGTGAGGTTGAGACCATAGAGGCTATTGGCTGGCATCAAATCCAACAAAGGCCAATAGTCGATCTCTAGGTTTTTCAGGTGGAACAATCTTTTAAAGGCATACACAGGCATATTGTTAATATTGAGATGCTTCAGATGCAGGGTGATGAGGCTGCGGAGATGGGAGAGGGCTTCTGTTGGTACCGCTGTCAAGTTGCACTTCTCCAGGGTGAGCTGCTCCAAACTTAGTAGTCCGCTGAAGGCCCTGTGTGAGATATAAACCAAATCATTGTCCCCCACTTCTAGAGACTTCAGGTTATGCAGATCCTGGAACATGTAGTCCAGCAAAATGACAATCTTATTCTCACTAATGTCAAGCTTGGTGAGGTTGGACAGTCCCGTGAATACTCCTAAAGGGACCAACTTAAGGCGATTGCCTTTTAGGCGGAGGGAACGCAGGTTAAAGAGATTGCTAAATGCCCCAGGCTCCACATTGGCGATAATGTTGTCGCTCAAGTCTATCTCCTCCAACAGCGGATATGAGATGAACTCTTCGGGGTTTATGCCCTTTAGTCGATTTTTGCTCAGGTCCAAGATTTTGGTCTCAATGGGAATGCCTTCTGGGATCGCCAGCAAGCGTCTCCTGTGGCAGCTAACGGATTTGTTCTGGGCGGAGCACTCACAGCGAGCAGGACAGCCAATGGTGGATCCCATTAAGAGTAACACCACAGCCAGACCCAGGAATGGCTGCCAGCATGGTATAGCCGTGTGAAGCATGACTCCACTTCTTAGTCTACACCTTGGTTACGGGCCTGCATGGTTGGGGAAAGAGAAGGTGAAAAAGACATGTTAGGACAGAGACAGGGGCATAAGTATGAAACCAAGTTAGAGCACAAAGGTACGGGGTTTGTTTGCAGCCAGATCTGTGATTGTACAAAAAGGTTCACATATTATCTGCATTATCTTGGGGCAGTTATTTTATCTCTGTACTTAGATGTTCTTGACTATTAAGTGTGAATAATGGAAGCggagaatgaaaaaagaaataaaaaggaaaggacattgCAGTTCCTAGGTATGATGAAGCATACAATGGGAGCATAGCCAGAGACAGGGACTTTCCAGAGTCCGGAGTGCCTACGTAAGCCATttaggggaggggggcagggggtgggggaggggaagagaggagagcagCTTCGGACCAAGAGCAATAGACTGGGCCAAAAGAGTGACCAAGAAAGTAGAAgaaatggctggattatatagggatGGGCAGCTAGGAGAAGGCAGCCCAACCCCTGGTTTGTAAAAGTTTAGGTTATGGGGAGGAGTATGCCAGCCAGAAGGGAGGTAAGGACTGAAGAATGATGGGA containing:
- the Lingo2 gene encoding leucine-rich repeat and immunoglobulin-like domain-containing nogo receptor-interacting protein 2; protein product: MLHTAIPCWQPFLGLAVVLLLMGSTIGCPARCECSAQNKSVSCHRRRLLAIPEGIPIETKILDLSKNRLKGINPEEFISYPLLEEIDLSDNIIANVEPGAFSNLFNLRSLRLKGNRLKLVPLGVFTGLSNLTKLDISENKIVILLDYMFQDLHNLKSLEVGDNDLVYISHRAFSGLLSLEQLTLEKCNLTAVPTEALSHLRSLITLHLKHLNINNMPVYAFKRLFHLKNLEIDYWPLLDLMPANSLYGLNLTSLSITNTNLSTVPFLAFKHLVYLTHLNLSYNPISTIEAGMFSDLIRLQELHIVGAQLRTIEPHSFQGLRFLRVLNVSQNLLETLEENVFSSPRALEVLSINNNPLACDCRLLWLLQRQPNLQFGGQQPMCAGPDTIRERSFKDFHSTALSFYFTCKKPKIREKKLQHLLVDEGQTVQLECNADGDPQPMISWVTPRRRFITTKSNGRATVLGDGTLEIRFAQDQDSGMYVCIASNAAGNDTFTASLTVKGFTSDRFLYANRTPMYMTDSNDTVSNGTNANTFSLDLKTILVSTAMGCFTFLGVVLFCFLLLFVWSRGKGKHKNSIDLEYVPRKNNGAVVEGEVAGPRRFNMKMI